A genomic stretch from Mya arenaria isolate MELC-2E11 chromosome 10, ASM2691426v1 includes:
- the LOC128204550 gene encoding FMRFamide receptor-like — MRTSTNMYLMSLAVCDSLYLLFCLTLSFLHCSNTDLSEEAFMYIPNAKVLSDLFSNTAVWLTVCFTLERFIAVRLPMRGKAWCTVSKAKVAILMTFIVCAVNTLPEFFETKIVEIPGNDSSHYICETTDFAETYSYHIGYYWWFVAIFTFAPLVLLAVFNSLLIKSVWQANRNRQLLSQTRVTGEANKANKEQHRVTVMLISVVLIFLVCQTPQALLLVYWSYVQANELPYHSDMVKIAGNVCNLLVQINASVNLFLYSYFSSKFRKTFKNVMCICRGYDEKCCVHRPLHHTLRGNSASRQSMTSLTLMSSSSIRSHRREKHSTRREIVYKMEKL; from the coding sequence ATGAGAACGTCAACAAACATGTATCTGATGTCGCTTGCAGTGTGCGATTCCCTGtaccttttgttttgtttgacgCTGTCATTCTTACACTGCTCAAACACTGACCTTTCTGAAGAGGCTTTCATGTACATACCTAATGCTAAAGTGCTCTCAGATCTGTTCAGTAACACCGCCGTTTGGCTTACGGTTTGTTTTACCCTAGAGCGTTTCATCGCCGTTCGATTACCAATGCGCGGGAAAGCGTGGTGTACAGTCAGCAAGGCCAAGGTTGCAATTCTGATGACGTTCATTGTTTGTGCAGTGAACACATTGCCGGAattctttgaaacaaaaattgttgaaattccTGGAAACGATTCTTCCCACTACATATGCGAAACCACGGATTTTGCTGAAACATACAGCTATCACATTGGCTATTACTGGTGGTTTGTTGCTATTTTCACATTCGCGCCTCTGGTGTTGTTGGCCGTGTTTAATAGTCTTTTGATAAAATCCGTCTGGCAGGCTAACCGGAATCGCCAGCTCCTGTCACAGACAAGAGTTACCGGAGAGGCTAACAAAGCGAATAAGGAACAACATAGGGTCACGGTAATGCTCATTTCCGTGGTGCTTATTTTTCTTGTGTGTCAAACGCCTCAAGCGCTTTTGCTAGTATACTGGTCATACGTTCAAGCTAATGAATTACCATACCATAGTGACATGGTCAAAATTGCGGGTAATGTTTGTAACCTCTTAGTACAAATCAATGCTTCAGTTAACCTTTTCTTGTATTCGTACTTTAGTAGTAAATTCAGGAAAACATTTAAGAACGTAATGTGCATATGCAGAGGATATGATGAAAAGTGTTGCGTACACCGACCACTTCACCACACGTTGAGAGGGAACTCTGCTTCTAGACAATCCATGACGTCGCTAACGCTTATGTCGTCATCGTCAATTAGGTCACACAGACGAGAAAAACATTCAACTAGAAGAGAAATTGTCTATAAGATGGAGAAATTGTAG